One window of the Staphylococcus equorum genome contains the following:
- the smc gene encoding chromosome segregation protein SMC, with product MVYLKSIDAFGFKSFAEHTNVQFDEGVTAIVGPNGSGKSNITDAIKWVLGEQSAKSLRGAKMEDIIFSGAEHRKAQNYAEVKLKLDNSSGKLQLDATEIVVTRRLYRSGESEYYLNNDRARLKDIIDLFLDSGLGKEAFSIISQGRVDEILNAKPVDRRQILEESAGVLKYKKRKAASVQKLDQTEDNLSRIQDILYDLEGRVEPLREEAAIAKEYKHLSKEMERSDVLVTVYDIEQYSKNIHELDDNLNNLKSHQATKDAEKVQYTQALNKYKSERQQLDEHIESLNFQLVKATEEVEKYAGQLNVLEERKKNQSQTNARFEEEQESLKIQTETLKQEKIDAQNQIDKLKKQQKELNEKIQYFESQLYVSDEQHDEKLETIKDEYYQLMSEQSDVNNDIRFLEHTIQENETKQSRLDSRLLEAFEQLKKIQSDINEAEKQTATAQKELKKSEQQLNNYEKKLTQLKQQQSEYEEKLHQAYRFNDKLKSRIDSLATQQEEYSYFFNGVKHILKAKDNKLSGIRGAVAEVIQVPSDLTKAIETALGASLQHVIVDSEKDGRQAIQYLKQNGFGRATFLPLNVIQPRQIGNEIMKTAQNSEGFINIAAQAIEVDSDYQNVVQNLLGNTIIVDELKNANDLARKIRYRTRIVTLEGDIVNPGGSMTGGGDRKSKSILAQKDELTTMRAQLEDYQQQTLAFEKQFQNIKNESDQLSEKYFDTSQHYNAIKQSAHNYELELDRLRKSEAHLKDEHEEFEFEKNDGYQSETSKQTLDDKKQRLSKIKTQLQKLEDDINLYTKLSKEGKESTTQIQQQLHQKQSDLAVVKERLNTQKQTESKIAKQLNDVIVQHQKLEEQIKLFNSDEMTGEKAFETIQYNMEQSKAEKAKLSQNIEDVKSRRLELNDTIEVTDQKLQEANQDILSIENRYQDIKSEQSRLDVLINYAIDHLSEDYHITYERASELYDLDEDIDVLRKKVKLTKMSIEELGPVNLNAIEQFEEINTRFTFLDEQRADLRAAKTTLEQLIEEMDQEVKDRFKETFHAVQGYFSDVFKSLFGGGQAELRLTDDDYLSAGVDIIVQPPGKKLQHLSLLSGGERALSAIALLFAILKVRSAPFVILDEVEAALDEANVIRYAQYLKNLSDQTQFIVITHRKGTMEFSDRLYGVTMQESGVSKLVSVNLNTIDEVIKEEQT from the coding sequence ATGGTATATTTGAAATCAATAGATGCCTTTGGGTTTAAATCGTTTGCGGAGCACACAAATGTACAATTTGATGAAGGTGTAACAGCAATTGTAGGCCCTAACGGCAGTGGGAAAAGTAACATAACAGATGCAATAAAATGGGTGTTAGGTGAACAATCAGCTAAATCACTACGTGGCGCTAAAATGGAAGATATTATTTTTTCAGGCGCAGAACATCGAAAAGCTCAAAATTATGCAGAAGTTAAATTGAAATTAGATAATAGCTCAGGCAAGTTACAATTAGACGCGACAGAAATCGTCGTAACACGTCGATTATACAGAAGTGGTGAAAGTGAGTATTATCTTAATAATGACCGTGCAAGATTAAAAGATATTATTGATTTGTTTTTAGACTCAGGTTTAGGAAAAGAAGCGTTTAGTATTATTTCGCAAGGTCGTGTAGATGAAATACTAAATGCTAAACCAGTGGATAGAAGACAAATACTAGAAGAATCTGCAGGAGTTTTAAAATATAAAAAACGCAAAGCTGCTTCTGTACAAAAGCTCGATCAAACAGAAGATAACCTTTCAAGAATACAAGATATTCTATATGATTTAGAGGGGCGAGTTGAACCATTAAGAGAAGAAGCAGCAATTGCTAAAGAATATAAACATCTTTCCAAAGAAATGGAAAGAAGTGATGTACTTGTAACGGTTTATGATATTGAACAATATAGTAAGAATATTCATGAACTTGATGATAATTTAAATAATTTAAAGAGTCATCAAGCTACAAAAGATGCAGAGAAAGTACAATATACACAAGCATTAAACAAATATAAATCTGAAAGACAACAACTAGATGAACATATTGAATCATTAAATTTTCAACTTGTTAAAGCGACAGAAGAAGTTGAAAAGTATGCAGGACAACTTAACGTGTTAGAAGAACGTAAGAAAAATCAATCACAAACAAACGCTCGTTTTGAAGAAGAACAAGAAAGTCTTAAAATACAAACAGAAACCTTAAAACAAGAAAAGATAGATGCACAAAATCAAATAGATAAATTAAAAAAACAACAAAAAGAGTTGAATGAAAAAATTCAATACTTTGAATCACAACTCTATGTCAGTGATGAACAACATGACGAAAAATTAGAAACAATCAAAGATGAATATTATCAACTCATGTCTGAACAATCTGATGTAAATAATGACATTCGCTTTTTAGAACATACCATCCAAGAAAATGAAACGAAACAATCACGTTTAGATAGTAGATTACTTGAAGCCTTTGAACAACTGAAGAAAATTCAAAGCGACATCAATGAAGCTGAAAAACAAACCGCGACGGCTCAAAAAGAATTGAAAAAATCTGAGCAACAGCTCAATAATTATGAAAAGAAATTAACACAACTTAAACAACAACAATCTGAGTACGAAGAAAAATTGCATCAAGCGTATAGATTTAACGATAAATTAAAATCCCGTATCGATAGTTTGGCCACGCAACAGGAAGAATATAGCTATTTCTTTAATGGTGTAAAACATATACTTAAGGCTAAAGACAATAAACTTTCAGGGATACGTGGAGCAGTTGCTGAAGTAATTCAAGTGCCATCCGATTTAACTAAAGCAATCGAAACTGCACTTGGTGCATCACTACAGCATGTGATTGTAGATTCAGAAAAAGATGGTAGACAGGCAATTCAATATCTAAAACAAAACGGTTTCGGTAGAGCGACGTTTTTACCACTCAATGTAATTCAACCTCGCCAAATTGGTAATGAAATTATGAAAACTGCACAAAATAGTGAGGGTTTTATTAATATTGCTGCACAAGCAATTGAAGTAGATTCAGATTATCAAAATGTAGTTCAAAATTTACTTGGTAATACAATAATTGTAGATGAATTGAAAAATGCCAACGACTTAGCACGTAAAATCCGTTATCGTACGCGTATTGTGACTTTAGAAGGCGATATCGTGAACCCTGGTGGTTCAATGACGGGTGGCGGAGATCGTAAATCTAAAAGTATTTTAGCTCAAAAAGATGAACTGACAACGATGCGTGCCCAACTCGAAGATTATCAACAGCAAACATTAGCATTTGAAAAACAATTTCAAAATATTAAAAATGAGTCAGATCAACTGAGCGAAAAATATTTTGATACAAGTCAACATTATAATGCTATTAAACAAAGTGCTCATAATTATGAATTAGAACTAGACAGATTACGTAAAAGTGAAGCGCATTTAAAAGACGAGCATGAAGAATTTGAATTTGAAAAAAATGATGGCTACCAAAGTGAAACAAGTAAACAAACACTTGATGATAAAAAGCAAAGATTATCTAAAATCAAAACACAGCTACAAAAATTAGAAGATGATATCAATCTTTATACAAAACTTTCTAAAGAAGGTAAAGAAAGCACAACACAAATCCAGCAACAATTACATCAAAAGCAATCCGATTTGGCAGTTGTAAAAGAACGATTAAATACTCAAAAACAAACTGAGTCAAAAATAGCAAAACAACTCAATGATGTTATTGTGCAACATCAAAAATTAGAAGAACAAATTAAACTCTTTAATTCAGATGAAATGACAGGCGAAAAAGCATTTGAAACGATTCAATATAATATGGAACAAAGTAAAGCCGAGAAAGCAAAATTATCTCAAAACATAGAAGACGTTAAATCGCGTAGACTCGAATTGAATGATACAATTGAAGTGACAGATCAAAAACTTCAAGAAGCAAATCAAGATATTCTTTCTATAGAAAATCGTTATCAAGATATTAAATCCGAGCAGTCACGTTTAGATGTATTAATTAATTATGCGATTGATCATTTGAGCGAAGATTATCACATAACATATGAACGTGCGAGTGAATTATATGATTTAGATGAAGATATAGACGTTTTACGCAAAAAAGTAAAATTAACTAAAATGTCTATTGAAGAGTTAGGACCAGTTAATTTAAATGCGATTGAACAATTTGAAGAAATTAATACGCGTTTTACATTTTTAGATGAACAACGTGCTGACTTGAGAGCAGCGAAAACAACTTTAGAACAACTTATCGAAGAAATGGATCAAGAAGTGAAAGATCGTTTTAAAGAAACATTTCATGCCGTTCAAGGATATTTTTCAGATGTGTTTAAATCATTGTTTGGTGGGGGTCAAGCAGAACTACGCTTAACAGATGATGACTATCTATCTGCAGGTGTAGATATCATTGTGCAACCACCTGGTAAGAAGTTACAACATTTGTCACTGCTTAGTGGTGGAGAACGTGCCTTGAGTGCTATAGCATTATTATTTGCGATTTTAAAAGTTCGCTCAGCGCCATTTGTTATCTTAGATGAAGTTGAAGCGGCACTTGATGAAGCAAACGTGATACGTTATGCACAATATTTAAAAAATCTATCAGACCAAACTCAATTTATTGTGATTACACACCGTAAAGGTACAATGGAATTCTCAGATCGCTTATATGGTGTAACAATGCAAGAATCTGGAGTTTCCAAACTAGTAAGTGTTAATTTAAATACGATTGATGAAGTGATTAAGGAGGAACAAACATGA
- the rplS gene encoding 50S ribosomal protein L19 produces MSNHKLIEAVTQSQLRTDIPSFRPGDTLKVHVRIVEGTRERIQLFEGVVIKRRGGGVSESFTVRKISSGVGVERTFPLHTPKIEKIEVKRRGKVRRAKLYYLRELRGKAARIKEIR; encoded by the coding sequence ATGAGTAATCACAAATTAATCGAAGCAGTAACTCAATCGCAATTACGCACAGATATACCTTCATTCCGTCCAGGTGACACTTTAAAAGTTCACGTACGTATTGTTGAAGGTACTCGCGAACGTATCCAATTATTCGAAGGTGTAGTTATTAAACGCCGTGGTGGAGGAGTTTCAGAATCTTTCACTGTACGTAAAATATCTTCAGGTGTTGGTGTGGAACGTACATTCCCATTACACACTCCAAAAATCGAAAAAATTGAAGTTAAACGCCGTGGTAAAGTACGTCGTGCTAAATTATACTACCTACGTGAATTACGTGGTAAAGCTGCTAGAATTAAAGAAATTCGTTAA
- a CDS encoding NtaA/DmoA family FMN-dependent monooxygenase (This protein belongs to a clade of FMN-dependent monooxygenases, within a broader family of flavin-dependent oxidoreductases, the luciferase-like monooxygenase (LMM) family, some of whose members use coenzyme F420 rather than FMN.), which produces MSDKNQKQLNIGVLLYACGHHQAAWLMPNSSVSRIGEITYYQELAQLAEKGLFDAVFFADNQSFPAKSSTDMPAFWFDPIVSLSAIAHVTTHIGLVATISSTFSNPFTASRQLLSLDHLSNGRIGWNLVTSMTDLEALNHSMEMLPDHNERYEIAAEFAKVMNRLFTSWDKKHFLHDRKNKKIINDDDINAINHHGKHFKVKGPSTTPSSPQGRPVAMQAGASSQGIALATQYADAVYSVSWNFKQAQAFREKLDQQLQLSKNNSRYIKIFPGLVTYVAETYEKAYAKKEKLDKALPVETALKQLSFFIQQDCQNWELDEPVPPLPPVEDFTGPVGRYETILEIIRDTHPTVRELLGYLNAGGGHFTLIGTPEDIVDQMEYWLLSGVADGFNLMPPVFPDSLEDFVALIVPELQKRNLYRTTYDGHTFRDHLGLEKI; this is translated from the coding sequence ATGTCTGATAAAAATCAAAAACAACTTAATATTGGCGTTTTATTATATGCTTGTGGTCATCACCAAGCTGCGTGGTTAATGCCGAACTCTAGTGTGTCACGTATCGGTGAAATTACTTATTATCAGGAATTAGCTCAACTTGCTGAAAAGGGACTATTCGACGCAGTATTTTTCGCGGACAATCAATCTTTTCCTGCGAAATCTTCTACTGATATGCCGGCATTTTGGTTCGATCCTATCGTCAGTTTATCTGCTATTGCTCATGTGACAACACATATTGGACTTGTCGCAACAATTTCAAGTACATTCTCAAATCCTTTTACCGCATCTAGACAGTTGCTCAGTCTAGATCATCTTTCAAATGGACGTATAGGTTGGAATCTTGTCACCTCTATGACAGATTTAGAAGCTTTAAATCACAGTATGGAAATGCTCCCTGATCATAATGAACGCTATGAAATTGCTGCTGAATTTGCAAAAGTGATGAATCGGTTATTCACATCTTGGGATAAAAAACATTTTTTACATGATCGAAAGAATAAAAAAATTATTAATGATGATGACATTAATGCTATTAATCATCATGGTAAACATTTCAAAGTTAAAGGACCATCAACAACGCCAAGTAGTCCACAAGGTCGTCCAGTAGCTATGCAAGCTGGTGCATCTTCACAAGGTATTGCTTTAGCAACTCAATATGCAGATGCAGTGTATTCAGTATCCTGGAACTTTAAACAAGCACAAGCTTTTCGAGAAAAGCTCGATCAACAATTACAATTATCAAAAAACAATAGTAGATATATCAAAATTTTTCCCGGTCTAGTTACATATGTCGCTGAAACTTATGAAAAAGCCTATGCTAAGAAAGAAAAGTTAGACAAAGCCTTACCGGTGGAAACCGCATTAAAACAATTAAGTTTCTTTATTCAACAAGATTGTCAAAACTGGGAGTTAGATGAACCCGTGCCACCCCTGCCTCCTGTAGAAGATTTTACAGGACCAGTTGGCCGTTACGAAACAATATTGGAAATTATTCGTGATACTCATCCAACTGTAAGAGAACTACTCGGTTACTTAAATGCTGGTGGCGGGCATTTCACCTTGATTGGTACTCCTGAAGATATCGTAGATCAAATGGAGTACTGGTTACTAAGTGGTGTAGCCGATGGTTTTAATTTGATGCCGCCTGTCTTTCCAGATAGTTTAGAGGATTTCGTAGCATTGATTGTACCAGAATTACAAAAAAGAAATTTATACAGAACAACTTATGATGGTCATACTTTCCGTGATCATTTGGGATTAGAAAAAATTTAA
- the ftsY gene encoding signal recognition particle-docking protein FtsY — protein MSFFKRLKDKFSAPSEEQKQQLEELEQQDAEQQSEQQGEASQDRETEIQDKPAKKVKKLKEADFDDDGLISIEDFEEIEAQQLGAKFRAGLEKSRENFQAQLNNLLARYRKVDEEFFEALEEMLITADVGFNTVMQLVEELREEAQRRNITETEDLREVIVEKIVEIYHQDDDNSEVMNIENEGLNVILMVGVNGVGKTTTIGKLAHRYQAEGKKVMLAAGDTFRAGAIEQLKVWGERVGVEVLSQREGSDPAAVMYDAINAAKSKDVDILICDTAGRLQNKSNLMNELEKVKRVIGRAVPEAPHEVLLCLDATTGQNALSQAKSFKEVTNVTGIVLTKLDGTAKGGIVLAIRNELHIPVKYVGLGEKLDDLQPFNPESYVYGLFADMIEQNVEEAPESNQSEAEIEGNSDESK, from the coding sequence ATGAGCTTTTTCAAACGATTAAAAGATAAATTTTCAGCACCTTCAGAAGAACAAAAGCAACAACTTGAAGAATTAGAACAACAAGACGCAGAACAACAATCAGAACAACAAGGTGAAGCATCACAAGATAGAGAAACCGAAATTCAAGATAAACCAGCGAAAAAAGTTAAAAAATTAAAAGAAGCTGACTTTGATGATGATGGATTAATCTCTATTGAAGATTTTGAAGAAATTGAAGCGCAACAGCTCGGTGCCAAATTTAGAGCTGGTTTAGAAAAATCGCGTGAGAATTTCCAAGCACAACTTAATAATTTACTCGCACGTTATCGTAAAGTTGATGAAGAGTTCTTCGAAGCATTAGAAGAAATGTTAATTACTGCAGATGTTGGATTTAATACTGTGATGCAACTTGTAGAAGAATTACGTGAAGAAGCGCAACGTCGCAATATTACTGAAACAGAGGATTTACGTGAAGTTATTGTTGAGAAAATTGTAGAAATCTATCACCAAGATGATGATAACTCAGAAGTGATGAATATAGAAAATGAAGGATTAAATGTAATCCTTATGGTCGGAGTGAATGGTGTTGGTAAGACAACAACAATTGGTAAATTAGCGCATCGTTACCAAGCTGAAGGCAAAAAAGTAATGCTTGCTGCTGGAGATACATTCAGAGCTGGTGCAATTGAACAACTTAAAGTATGGGGTGAACGCGTTGGTGTTGAAGTGTTGAGCCAAAGAGAAGGTTCAGACCCAGCTGCTGTAATGTATGATGCAATTAACGCAGCTAAAAGTAAAGACGTAGATATTTTAATATGTGATACTGCTGGCCGTTTACAAAATAAATCTAATTTAATGAATGAATTAGAGAAAGTTAAACGAGTTATTGGACGTGCTGTACCAGAGGCACCTCATGAAGTTTTACTTTGTCTTGATGCAACGACAGGTCAAAATGCATTGTCACAAGCAAAATCATTTAAAGAGGTTACAAACGTTACAGGTATTGTATTAACAAAATTAGATGGTACTGCTAAAGGTGGTATCGTATTAGCGATTCGTAATGAACTTCATATCCCAGTTAAATACGTAGGTTTAGGTGAAAAATTAGATGATCTCCAACCATTCAATCCTGAGAGCTATGTGTATGGATTATTCGCTGATATGATTGAACAAAATGTCGAAGAAGCACCTGAGTCAAATCAGAGTGAAGCAGAAATTGAAGGTAATTCAGATGAGTCAAAATGA
- the ffh gene encoding signal recognition particle protein — MAFEGLSDRLQGTMQKIRGKGKVTEADIKLMMREVRLALLEADVNFKVVKEFVKTVSDRALGSDVMKSLTPGQQVIKIVQEELTQLMGGENATIKMANKPPTVVMMVGLQGAGKTTTAGKLALLMRKKYNKKPLLVAADIYRPAAIDQLQTVGKQIDIPVYSEGDQVKPQQIVENAIAHAKEAHLDFVIIDTAGRLHVDEALMQELSDVKEITKPDEIMLVVDAMTGQDAVNVAESFDSQLELSGVTLTKLDGDTRGGAALSIRSVTQKPIKFVGMSEKLDGLEAFHPERMASRILGMGDVLSLIEKAQTDVDEDKAKDLEKKMRTSSFTLEDFLEQLDQVKSLGPLDDIMKMIPGMNKMKGIENMNMDDKQIDHIKAIIQSMTPNERNKPETLNVSRKKRIAKGSGRSVQEINRLMKQFTDMKKMMKQFSGGGKGKKGKRKQMENMMNGMNLPF, encoded by the coding sequence ATGGCATTTGAAGGATTATCCGATCGTCTACAAGGAACGATGCAAAAAATCCGAGGCAAAGGTAAAGTTACTGAAGCAGATATTAAATTGATGATGCGCGAAGTAAGATTAGCATTATTAGAAGCCGATGTTAACTTTAAAGTGGTAAAGGAATTTGTCAAAACTGTATCAGATAGAGCTTTAGGTTCAGATGTTATGAAGTCATTAACACCTGGACAACAAGTCATCAAAATTGTGCAAGAAGAACTCACCCAACTTATGGGAGGGGAAAATGCTACGATTAAAATGGCTAACAAGCCGCCAACTGTAGTGATGATGGTTGGTTTACAAGGTGCTGGTAAGACTACCACTGCTGGTAAATTAGCATTATTAATGCGTAAAAAATATAATAAAAAGCCATTATTGGTAGCGGCAGATATTTATCGTCCTGCGGCAATTGATCAATTGCAAACAGTAGGTAAACAAATCGACATTCCAGTTTATAGTGAAGGCGATCAAGTTAAGCCACAACAAATCGTTGAAAATGCAATCGCACATGCAAAAGAAGCGCATTTAGATTTTGTTATTATTGATACTGCTGGTCGTTTACACGTTGATGAAGCATTAATGCAAGAATTAAGCGATGTAAAAGAAATTACGAAACCAGATGAAATTATGTTAGTTGTTGATGCGATGACAGGTCAAGATGCTGTGAATGTTGCAGAATCTTTTGATTCTCAATTAGAATTATCTGGCGTAACATTAACAAAATTAGACGGTGATACACGTGGTGGTGCTGCACTTTCAATCAGATCAGTTACTCAAAAACCGATTAAATTTGTAGGTATGAGTGAGAAACTAGATGGCTTAGAAGCATTCCATCCTGAACGTATGGCATCTCGTATATTAGGTATGGGAGATGTATTGAGTTTAATTGAAAAAGCACAAACAGATGTGGATGAAGATAAAGCAAAAGACTTAGAAAAGAAAATGCGTACATCTTCGTTTACATTGGAAGATTTCTTAGAACAATTAGACCAAGTTAAAAGTTTAGGACCTCTTGATGACATTATGAAAATGATTCCTGGCATGAACAAAATGAAAGGCATTGAAAATATGAATATGGACGATAAGCAAATTGATCATATTAAAGCCATCATTCAATCCATGACGCCTAATGAGCGTAACAAACCTGAAACTTTAAATGTTTCTCGTAAAAAACGTATTGCTAAAGGTTCAGGACGTTCAGTGCAAGAAATCAATAGATTAATGAAACAATTCACTGATATGAAAAAAATGATGAAACAATTTTCCGGTGGCGGTAAAGGCAAAAAAGGCAAACGCAAACAAATGGAAAATATGATGAATGGCATGAACTTACCATTCTAA
- a CDS encoding putative DNA-binding protein, which yields MSQNDLIKTIRMNYLFDFYQSLLTNKQRNYLELFYLQDYSLSEIADTFDVSRQAVYDNIRRTGDLVEDYEEKLGLYRNFEQRQKLYEHIKQHINDPEKIKQYIQALEDLE from the coding sequence ATGAGTCAAAATGATTTAATTAAAACGATACGTATGAATTATCTGTTTGACTTTTACCAATCATTACTAACAAATAAGCAAAGAAACTATTTAGAATTATTTTATTTACAAGATTATTCTTTAAGTGAGATTGCTGATACGTTTGATGTGAGTCGCCAAGCAGTGTATGATAATATAAGAAGAACTGGCGATTTAGTGGAAGATTATGAAGAAAAATTAGGATTATACCGGAATTTTGAACAAAGACAAAAATTATATGAACATATAAAACAGCACATAAATGATCCAGAAAAAATAAAACAATACATTCAAGCACTTGAAGATTTAGAATAA
- the trmD gene encoding tRNA (guanosine(37)-N1)-methyltransferase TrmD: protein MRIDYLTLFPGMFEGVLNQSILKRAQEKDLLQVNTVDFRHFAENKHNQVDDYPFGGGQGMVLKPEPIFNAMDSIERTEDTRVILMCPQGRPFTQAIANELSQAEHLVFICGHYEGYDERIREYLVTDEISMGDYVLTGGELPAMVMTDAVVRLLPGVLGNQQSHMDDSFQDGLLEFPQYTRPRIYKDLNVPDVLLSGNHAHIDNWRYEQKILRTWEKRPDLLEQYPLTKKDQEIIERYKKQLKKD, encoded by the coding sequence ATGAGAATCGACTATTTAACATTATTTCCTGGCATGTTTGAAGGTGTTTTAAACCAATCTATTTTAAAACGAGCCCAAGAAAAAGATTTGCTACAAGTAAATACAGTGGATTTTAGACACTTTGCTGAAAACAAACATAATCAAGTGGATGACTACCCATTTGGAGGCGGTCAGGGGATGGTGTTAAAGCCGGAACCGATATTCAATGCAATGGATAGTATTGAGCGAACAGAAGACACAAGGGTCATTTTAATGTGCCCTCAAGGTCGTCCCTTTACTCAAGCAATTGCTAATGAACTCAGTCAGGCAGAGCACTTAGTATTTATTTGCGGGCATTATGAAGGCTACGATGAAAGAATCCGTGAATATTTAGTCACTGATGAAATTTCAATGGGGGACTATGTATTGACTGGTGGTGAACTACCGGCGATGGTAATGACAGATGCGGTAGTTAGACTTTTACCTGGTGTTTTAGGTAATCAACAATCTCACATGGATGATTCCTTTCAAGATGGTTTATTAGAGTTTCCACAATATACACGACCACGTATATACAAAGATTTGAATGTACCAGACGTTTTATTATCAGGTAACCATGCCCACATTGATAACTGGCGTTATGAACAGAAAATTTTAAGAACATGGGAAAAACGTCCGGATTTATTAGAACAGTATCCGTTGACTAAAAAAGACCAAGAAATTATAGAAAGATATAAAAAGCAATTGAAAAAAGATTAG
- the rpsP gene encoding 30S ribosomal protein S16 has protein sequence MAVKIRLTRLGSKRNPFYRIVVADARAPRDGRIIEQIGTYNPNNVNAAEVKIDEESALKWLKDGAKPTDTVHNILSREGILKKFDDQK, from the coding sequence ATGGCAGTTAAAATTCGTTTAACACGTTTAGGCTCAAAAAGAAATCCATTCTATCGTATCGTAGTTGCAGATGCTCGTGCACCACGTGACGGTCGTATTATCGAACAAATCGGTACTTACAACCCTAACAATGTAAATGCAGCAGAAGTTAAAATCGACGAAGAATCAGCACTTAAATGGTTAAAAGACGGTGCTAAACCGACTGATACAGTTCACAATATCTTATCAAGAGAAGGTATTTTGAAAAAATTCGACGACCAAAAATAA
- a CDS encoding 3-oxoacyl-ACP reductase, whose product MNKTILVTGSSRGLGATIAKTLSQQGYNIIINYYKNKSLAEDLVSDIGSDHAIAIQADVTNRNDIDHLIEQATQYFGKIDVVINNALVGFKFDPTQQKSFAELAWDDYQQQIDGTLKAAFNVTQSVMPQFLERQQGIIISIGTNLYQNPVVPYHEYTTAKAGLIGFTRNIAAELGKFGIRANVVSGGLLKTTDASATTTTEVFDMIAQTTPLKRVTSPQDIANMVAYLASEQANGITGQNFTVDGGLTMN is encoded by the coding sequence ATGAATAAAACTATTTTAGTAACTGGTAGTAGTAGAGGCTTAGGTGCAACGATTGCAAAAACATTATCGCAACAAGGGTACAATATTATAATCAATTATTACAAAAATAAATCGTTAGCAGAAGATCTTGTTTCTGACATCGGCTCTGACCATGCAATTGCCATTCAAGCTGATGTCACAAATAGAAATGATATTGACCACTTAATTGAACAAGCTACCCAATATTTCGGGAAAATTGATGTCGTGATTAACAATGCATTAGTAGGTTTTAAGTTTGATCCTACACAGCAGAAATCATTTGCAGAGTTAGCATGGGATGATTATCAACAACAGATAGATGGCACTTTAAAAGCTGCCTTCAATGTAACACAAAGTGTCATGCCCCAATTTTTGGAAAGACAGCAAGGCATTATTATTTCTATCGGGACAAATTTATATCAAAATCCCGTTGTACCTTATCATGAATATACAACTGCAAAAGCAGGATTAATTGGCTTTACTCGTAATATTGCTGCCGAGCTTGGTAAATTTGGTATTAGAGCTAATGTCGTGTCAGGAGGTCTGTTAAAAACAACTGACGCAAGTGCTACAACCACGACTGAAGTATTTGACATGATTGCACAAACAACACCGCTTAAACGAGTGACTTCGCCACAAGACATTGCAAACATGGTTGCATACTTAGCTTCTGAACAAGCTAATGGTATAACAGGACAAAATTTCACAGTTGATGGTGGCTTAACAATGAATTAA
- the rimM gene encoding ribosome maturation factor RimM (Essential for efficient processing of 16S rRNA), whose translation MKVEVGKIVNTHGIKGEVKIKSNSDFTDKRFQPGEIVEIARKDKAPLEFKIASYRMHKGLHMLTFEGINNINDIEYLKGETLLQERDHEEIELGEHEFYYSDIIGCTVFNEDTPIGRVIEIFETGANDVWVVKGDKEYLIPYIADVVKEIDVEGRRIQITPMEGLLD comes from the coding sequence ATGAAAGTTGAAGTTGGAAAAATTGTTAATACACATGGCATTAAAGGTGAAGTGAAAATAAAGTCTAATTCTGATTTTACAGATAAACGTTTTCAACCAGGAGAAATAGTTGAAATAGCACGTAAAGATAAAGCGCCACTTGAATTTAAAATTGCTTCATATCGTATGCATAAAGGACTGCATATGCTTACGTTTGAAGGTATCAATAACATTAATGATATCGAGTACCTAAAAGGTGAAACACTTTTACAAGAACGTGATCATGAAGAAATAGAACTTGGAGAACATGAATTTTATTATTCAGATATCATTGGCTGTACCGTTTTTAATGAAGATACTCCAATTGGTCGTGTGATTGAGATATTTGAAACAGGTGCAAACGATGTGTGGGTAGTCAAAGGCGACAAAGAATACCTCATTCCTTATATCGCGGATGTGGTCAAAGAGATTGATGTAGAAGGTAGACGTATTCAAATCACGCCTATGGAAGGATTATTAGATTAA